A region of Nostoc sp. 'Peltigera membranacea cyanobiont' N6 DNA encodes the following proteins:
- a CDS encoding glycosyltransferase, translating into MGKCKFSSPVYQQPVVSIISSFFNAHKYFEATYKSIINQTFQNFEWIIVDDCSTEPEACILFQSLLKIYGKMKILQHHTNRGLAAGRNTAITHATGKYLFFMDLDDLIDPTYIEKCVLFLETHQEFSFVNSYSVGFQAQEYWWTDGFNKPSQFIHQNWVTGRLLYRKSDFDCLGGFDENLRFYEDWERWLKAIANNQKGWTIPEYLDCYRRLDSGLLTISKANVTEEKRVIELIQSRYEDFFNHNYLPDLSIERYNFTSDSRFPKIDIINPLEKDYSSKYILCFFPHLEVGGADKFNIDLVTLLATCGYELTIVTTSKSEHPWQKYFYAVTSDIFHLPNFLQDSDWLDFTKYIIQSRQIDIVFISNSYIAYYFLPLLRNEFPDIVFIDFTHTADPGWRGCGYPRLSCQFREFLDLQIISCHHLAEYYPCLNPQTTEKLQVSYTNVDTNKWVQDKKKRDQVRSQLNIPDESVVILFPARLVEQKRPLLLIEIVQELVNRSFNVSIIVVGNGHLLPGMQAKINHFSLDSHFHILPAINPEEMLAIYCATDILLLPSAYEGISLVIYEAMSMQLPVVASDVGGQAELVIPGTGFLVPKAENEVSEVESYLKTLIPLIQDSELRCKIGYYARQRVVELFSLDKMLERMDTLFTKAIALCPTRTKPIINLALAEEMLLLALEYLHQEQALSHLWQEKRHLERKTHQLEQERHELAWKKRAMESSKFWKFRTQWFKLKRSLGLTQEEEI; encoded by the coding sequence TTGGGAAAATGTAAATTTTCTAGTCCAGTATATCAGCAACCAGTTGTATCCATTATTTCTTCATTCTTTAACGCCCATAAGTATTTTGAAGCTACTTATAAATCTATAATCAATCAGACATTCCAAAATTTTGAATGGATAATTGTTGATGACTGCTCTACCGAACCAGAAGCGTGTATCTTGTTTCAATCTTTACTCAAAATATACGGAAAAATGAAAATCTTGCAGCATCATACTAACAGAGGACTAGCAGCAGGTAGGAACACAGCCATTACCCATGCAACTGGTAAGTACTTATTTTTCATGGATTTAGATGACCTGATTGATCCTACTTACATAGAGAAGTGCGTGCTATTTTTAGAAACTCATCAAGAGTTTTCCTTTGTTAACTCCTACTCAGTTGGTTTTCAAGCTCAAGAATATTGGTGGACTGACGGCTTTAATAAACCCTCGCAATTTATTCACCAAAATTGGGTTACAGGTAGATTACTTTATCGCAAGTCAGACTTCGACTGTCTGGGGGGATTTGATGAAAATCTGAGATTTTACGAAGATTGGGAAAGATGGCTCAAAGCCATAGCCAACAATCAAAAAGGTTGGACAATACCTGAATACTTAGATTGCTACCGTCGGCTTGATTCTGGTTTACTAACAATTTCTAAAGCAAACGTTACAGAAGAAAAACGAGTTATAGAATTAATTCAGTCTCGCTATGAAGATTTTTTTAATCACAATTATCTTCCCGATCTCAGTATCGAACGATATAACTTTACTTCGGATTCCCGCTTCCCGAAAATAGATATTATTAATCCTCTTGAAAAAGACTACTCCAGTAAGTACATACTTTGCTTTTTCCCTCACTTAGAAGTTGGTGGTGCTGACAAATTTAATATCGATTTAGTGACTCTATTAGCGACTTGTGGTTACGAACTGACTATTGTTACAACTTCCAAATCAGAGCATCCTTGGCAGAAATATTTTTATGCAGTTACCTCAGATATATTTCATTTGCCCAATTTTTTACAAGATAGTGACTGGTTAGACTTTACTAAATATATTATTCAATCACGTCAAATTGATATTGTTTTTATTTCTAATTCTTACATTGCTTATTACTTCTTACCCTTACTGCGTAACGAATTTCCTGATATCGTTTTTATTGACTTTACTCATACTGCTGATCCAGGTTGGCGTGGATGTGGATATCCACGTCTTTCCTGCCAATTCCGGGAATTTTTGGACTTACAAATCATCTCCTGTCATCACCTTGCGGAATATTATCCATGTCTGAATCCGCAAACTACTGAGAAATTGCAAGTTAGTTATACTAACGTTGATACTAATAAATGGGTGCAGGATAAAAAGAAACGTGACCAAGTGCGATCGCAACTGAATATTCCCGATGAGTCAGTTGTAATCCTATTTCCGGCACGCTTAGTAGAACAGAAACGCCCTCTACTTCTAATTGAGATTGTTCAAGAATTAGTTAATCGCTCTTTCAACGTCTCGATAATTGTTGTGGGTAATGGTCATTTGTTGCCGGGAATGCAAGCTAAAATTAATCATTTTAGTTTAGATTCACACTTTCATATATTGCCTGCTATTAATCCTGAAGAAATGCTTGCTATTTATTGTGCAACAGACATCTTGTTACTCCCATCAGCTTATGAAGGGATTTCTCTGGTGATTTACGAAGCAATGTCTATGCAATTACCAGTCGTTGCTTCAGATGTTGGAGGACAAGCAGAATTAGTTATACCGGGAACTGGGTTTTTAGTTCCTAAAGCAGAAAATGAGGTCAGCGAAGTCGAGTCATACCTGAAAACATTAATTCCTTTAATTCAAGATAGCGAGTTGCGTTGTAAAATCGGTTACTACGCGCGGCAACGAGTCGTTGAACTATTTTCCTTAGATAAGATGCTTGAACGCATGGATACCCTATTTACTAAGGCGATCGCTTTATGCCCAACCAGAACCAAACCAATCATTAATCTGGCTTTAGCTGAAGAAATGCTACTTCTTGCCCTAGAATACTTGCACCAAGAACAAGCTTTAAGCCATTTATGGCAGGAAAAGCGTCATTTGGAGAGAAAAACACATCAACTCGAACAAGAAAGACACGAATTAGCTTGGAAAAAACGAGCGATGGAATCATCCAAGTTCTGGAAGTTCAGAACACAGTGGTTTAAGCTCAAGCGATCGCTTGGTTTGACTCAAGAAGAGGAAATCTAG
- a CDS encoding adenylyl-sulfate kinase: MKGSGVILWLTGLSEAGKATIAQRLENK, translated from the coding sequence ATGAAAGGAAGTGGCGTAATTTTGTGGTTAACTGGACTCAGTGAAGCAGGCAAGGCCACAATTGCACAGCGATTAGAGAACAAGTGA